A portion of the Chloroflexia bacterium SDU3-3 genome contains these proteins:
- a CDS encoding PQQ-binding-like beta-propeller repeat protein, with protein sequence MPLIKKSGTTKSIGAAAPPAEPAPGTAAIPAAPSAPAAPTMQPGVILQGRYQIESTIGIGGMSVVYKGRDLRFKDVVRSCAIKEMYQSAPDSNTRLFNLKNFEREAGLLATIQHPATPKVYDFFEENGRVYLIMELVAGKDLESVLDEAHGPLPEARVISWAIQICDVLSYLHSHEPDPIVFRDLKPSNAIVTAEDRIVLIDFGIARTLERTDRKGTMIGTEGYSPPEQYRGMAEPRGDIYALGATLHHLLTNTDPRLQTPFTFHERPINKFNPEINPNLEAIIERALAYEADQRWSSASEMKQALLSLGGTVAMPSSSAPAATKVAAATRSSATKAEVIWAFKAEDEIRSSPCVGNGMVFIGCYDTNLYALDALRGEFRWKHATEGGIASSPAIWQDIVIFGSEDGGVYALEQRRGSHRWAYRTGKPVRSSPRVEDRVIFVGSDDQHMHAIDGLRGTGIWKYRTWMPIRSSARVANGMVFFGGNDGHVYSVDIRNGALKWKQKTQQPIISSPAFVDGLVIVGSMDQNIYALDSEGGWPAWKVRTNHYVNSSPFVAGNRVYIGGVDGLMYALEVKNGRAAWKFDTGSQITSSPYVDGGRVYFGAVDGYVYCLDAATGDVIWKHTTGGPVVSSPTVNEGIVYVGSMDHHLYALKA encoded by the coding sequence ATGCCGCTTATTAAGAAATCAGGAACCACCAAGAGCATTGGCGCAGCTGCACCGCCAGCCGAGCCAGCACCTGGTACCGCCGCCATCCCTGCCGCGCCCAGCGCGCCAGCCGCACCCACCATGCAGCCAGGGGTCATCCTCCAGGGGCGCTACCAGATCGAGAGCACGATCGGCATCGGCGGTATGAGCGTGGTCTACAAAGGCCGCGATCTCCGCTTCAAGGATGTGGTGCGCTCGTGCGCGATCAAAGAGATGTACCAGAGCGCGCCCGACTCCAACACGCGCCTGTTCAACCTGAAGAACTTCGAGCGCGAGGCCGGCCTGCTCGCCACCATCCAGCACCCTGCCACCCCCAAGGTCTACGATTTCTTTGAAGAGAATGGCCGCGTCTACCTGATCATGGAGCTGGTGGCAGGCAAAGACCTTGAGAGTGTGCTCGATGAGGCCCACGGCCCCCTCCCCGAGGCCCGCGTGATCAGCTGGGCTATTCAGATCTGCGATGTGCTGAGCTACCTGCATAGCCACGAGCCAGATCCGATCGTCTTCCGCGATCTCAAGCCATCAAATGCGATTGTCACCGCCGAAGACCGCATCGTGCTGATCGACTTCGGCATCGCGCGCACGCTTGAGCGCACCGACCGCAAAGGCACCATGATCGGCACCGAGGGCTACTCGCCGCCCGAGCAGTACCGCGGCATGGCCGAGCCACGTGGCGACATCTATGCCCTTGGGGCCACCCTGCACCACCTGCTCACCAATACCGACCCGCGCCTGCAGACACCGTTCACCTTCCATGAGCGGCCGATTAACAAGTTCAACCCCGAGATCAACCCCAACCTTGAGGCGATCATCGAGCGGGCGCTGGCCTACGAGGCCGATCAGCGCTGGTCGTCGGCCAGCGAGATGAAGCAGGCGCTGCTTAGCCTGGGCGGCACGGTTGCGATGCCCAGCAGCAGTGCCCCCGCCGCCACAAAGGTGGCAGCAGCCACACGCAGCAGCGCCACCAAAGCCGAGGTGATCTGGGCATTCAAGGCAGAAGATGAGATCCGATCCTCGCCCTGTGTGGGCAATGGGATGGTCTTTATCGGCTGCTATGATACCAACCTCTACGCGCTCGACGCCCTGCGCGGCGAGTTCCGCTGGAAGCACGCCACCGAAGGCGGGATCGCATCATCACCGGCTATCTGGCAAGATATCGTGATCTTTGGATCGGAAGATGGTGGGGTCTACGCCCTTGAGCAGCGGCGCGGCAGCCATCGCTGGGCCTACCGCACCGGCAAGCCGGTGCGCTCCTCGCCCCGCGTCGAAGACCGCGTGATCTTTGTCGGCTCGGATGACCAGCATATGCACGCGATCGATGGCCTGCGTGGCACCGGGATCTGGAAATATCGCACCTGGATGCCCATCCGCTCGTCGGCACGTGTGGCCAATGGCATGGTGTTCTTCGGCGGCAACGATGGCCATGTCTACAGCGTCGACATCCGCAACGGCGCGCTGAAGTGGAAACAGAAGACCCAACAGCCGATCATCTCATCGCCAGCCTTTGTCGATGGCCTCGTGATCGTCGGCTCGATGGATCAGAACATCTACGCGCTCGACTCCGAGGGCGGCTGGCCAGCCTGGAAGGTGCGCACCAATCACTATGTCAACTCCTCGCCCTTTGTGGCTGGCAACCGGGTCTATATCGGTGGGGTCGATGGCCTGATGTACGCGCTCGAAGTGAAGAATGGCCGCGCCGCCTGGAAGTTTGACACCGGCAGCCAGATCACATCCTCGCCCTATGTCGATGGTGGCCGGGTCTACTTCGGGGCGGTGGATGGCTATGTCTACTGCTTGGACGCCGCAACTGGCGACGTGATCTGGAAGCATACCACCGGCGGCCCTGTGGTCTCGTCACCTACCGTGAACGAGGGCATTGTCTACGTCGGCTCAATGGATCATCACCTCTACGCACTGAAGGCGTGA